The Candidatus Zixiibacteriota bacterium genome has a window encoding:
- the rplO gene encoding 50S ribosomal protein L15, with protein sequence MDLHSLKPPTGATKDRKRVGRGAGSGLGETSGRGHKGQKARSGNRRRHASEGGQMPLHRRLPKYGFTNIFKKEYQIVNVADLARCDTGEVTIETLKQAGLVKKTDMPVKILGNGSLDKALTVKASAFSKSAVAKIEAAGGKAEVVA encoded by the coding sequence ATGGATTTACACTCCCTGAAACCGCCGACGGGTGCGACGAAGGATCGCAAGCGCGTCGGCCGCGGCGCCGGCTCGGGGCTGGGCGAGACATCCGGGCGCGGGCACAAGGGACAGAAGGCCCGCAGCGGCAACCGGCGCAGACACGCCAGCGAGGGCGGACAGATGCCCCTGCATCGCCGGCTGCCCAAATACGGTTTTACCAATATCTTCAAGAAAGAATACCAGATCGTCAACGTGGCCGACCTGGCACGGTGTGATACCGGCGAAGTGACCATCGAAACGCTCAAGCAGGCCGGACTCGTGAAAAAGACCGACATGCCGGTCAAGATTCTCGGTAACGGTTCTCTCGATAAAGCGCTCACCGTGAAAGCGAGCGCCTTCTCCAAGTCGGCTGTCGCCAAGATTGAAGCTGCAGGTGGAAAAGCCGAGGTGGTCGCGTGA
- the secY gene encoding preprotein translocase subunit SecY, which produces MIDTFASIFRIEELRRRILFTLGMLIVYRIGGHIPTPGVDGSVLTQALSGDSIFGLLDLFAGGAFAKATIFALGIMPYISASIMLQLLGAVVPYLQRLQREGEEGRRKITQYTRYLTVLIAALQAWGTAGFISTISSGTGISAVHMSSTWFIPLTIITFTCGCIFIMWLGEQITERGIGNGISLIIFIGIIARFPDAVVEEIQMLWHGTRGFITEILMVAMMLAVIAAVVLITRAQRRIPVQYPRKVVGRRVFGGATTHLPLSVNSAGVIPIIFAQSIMFLPSTIAQLPYFRDTDWIQNLIAYTLAPGGFWYSIIYALIIIFFAYFYTAIVFNPMEIADNMRKNGGYIPGIRPGKNTAQYVEKVLTRITLPGALFFAAIAVLPWVLISQAGVNYFFGGTGLLIVVGVALDTLQQIESHLMMRHYDGFLKKGKIRGRSM; this is translated from the coding sequence GTGATAGACACATTTGCCTCGATTTTCCGAATCGAAGAACTCCGACGGCGAATATTATTCACTCTAGGCATGCTGATCGTCTATCGGATCGGCGGACATATCCCGACTCCGGGCGTCGACGGCTCCGTGCTGACACAGGCCTTGTCCGGTGACTCCATTTTCGGGCTGCTTGACCTTTTCGCCGGCGGCGCGTTCGCGAAAGCGACTATTTTTGCGCTCGGCATCATGCCGTACATCTCGGCTTCGATTATGCTCCAGCTGCTCGGCGCGGTCGTCCCGTACCTCCAGCGTCTCCAACGGGAGGGGGAAGAGGGTCGCCGCAAGATCACGCAGTATACGCGCTACCTGACCGTGCTGATTGCCGCGCTGCAGGCCTGGGGTACGGCCGGTTTCATTTCTACCATTTCCTCGGGAACCGGCATTTCCGCGGTCCACATGAGTTCGACGTGGTTTATTCCACTGACGATCATCACGTTCACGTGCGGTTGTATTTTTATCATGTGGCTCGGTGAGCAGATCACCGAACGCGGGATCGGCAACGGTATCTCGTTGATTATTTTCATCGGTATCATTGCGCGCTTCCCCGACGCCGTCGTCGAGGAGATCCAGATGCTCTGGCACGGAACGCGGGGCTTCATCACCGAGATTCTCATGGTCGCCATGATGCTCGCCGTGATTGCCGCCGTCGTGCTGATCACCCGCGCCCAACGCCGCATCCCGGTGCAGTACCCGCGTAAGGTAGTTGGCCGCCGCGTGTTTGGTGGGGCGACGACGCACCTGCCGCTGTCGGTGAACTCGGCCGGCGTCATTCCGATCATTTTCGCGCAGTCGATCATGTTTCTGCCGTCGACCATCGCACAGCTTCCCTATTTCCGCGATACCGACTGGATTCAGAACCTGATCGCATACACGCTGGCGCCGGGAGGCTTCTGGTATTCGATTATCTACGCGCTGATTATCATTTTCTTTGCCTACTTCTACACCGCGATCGTTTTTAATCCGATGGAGATTGCGGACAACATGCGGAAGAACGGCGGCTACATTCCGGGCATCCGGCCCGGCAAAAACACCGCCCAATACGTTGAGAAGGTTCTGACCAGGATCACGCTGCCGGGCGCGCTGTTTTTCGCGGCGATCGCCGTGTTGCCCTGGGTGCTTATCAGTCAGGCCGGTGTCAACTACTTCTTCGGCGGTACCGGTCTTCTGATCGTGGTCGGCGTGGCGCTGGACACGCTGCAGCAGATAGAGTCGCACCTGATGATGCGCCACTATGACGGTTTCTTGAAGAAGGGCAAGATCCGCGGGAGATCGATGTAA
- a CDS encoding adenylate kinase, with product MNLVFLGPPGSGKGTQAVRVARQLGVTHLSTGDVLREAVKNGTALGKQAEGYMKRGELVPDDLIIGLIENKITGGALDNGFILDGFPRTMEQARSLKTMFEKNKIRLDKAILLKVSDQEIIKRIAGRAAAEGRADDTEDVVRNRLDVYNKQTKPIEVFYREESILTEIQGEDTMENVFQKVMSALK from the coding sequence ATGAATCTGGTGTTTCTGGGCCCACCGGGGTCAGGGAAGGGCACTCAGGCCGTTCGCGTCGCGCGGCAACTTGGAGTCACGCACCTCTCGACGGGTGACGTACTCCGGGAGGCGGTCAAAAACGGCACCGCCCTCGGCAAGCAGGCCGAAGGATATATGAAGCGAGGCGAACTGGTCCCCGATGACCTGATCATCGGTCTGATCGAGAACAAGATTACCGGCGGCGCGCTCGACAACGGCTTCATACTTGACGGTTTTCCGCGCACGATGGAACAGGCGCGCAGCCTCAAGACAATGTTCGAGAAGAACAAGATTCGTCTCGACAAGGCGATCCTGCTGAAGGTTTCCGACCAGGAGATCATCAAGCGCATCGCCGGACGGGCGGCAGCCGAAGGGCGCGCCGACGACACCGAAGACGTCGTGCGCAACCGTTTGGACGTATACAATAAGCAGACTAAGCCGATCGAAGTGTTTTACCGGGAAGAGTCGATCCTGACGGAAATCCAGGGTGAGGACACCATGGAAAACGTCTTCCAGAAGGTGATGTCTGCGCTGAAATGA